Genomic segment of Polycladomyces abyssicola:
CCACAAGTTGGTCATGATGTTGTCCGCAGCGGCACCCGCAGCGTACAATGAGCCGGATGTATGCACCGCCTGCCCCACGGCAGCGTAGTTCACCCCGCCGCCGATGTAGCTTGCCGCGAATTGCCCGCCCAGCTTCCACATTTCCGGCCCGATCGCATCAGCCAACAACCACGCTCCGATCACCGTTCCCGCCAACGTGCCGACTGAGGCCAATACAAAGGCGATCAAGGCAGGCTTCCCCACTCCCCGTAAAGCACGCAGATCGGTGGACAGCAGGATGTATACGATGGCCAATGGCACCCCGTAATCATACGCAAACGTATAAAACGGATTGACAGGACCAGAACCCGTCTCGATCGACGGAGGAATCACGCCGATATTGGCCAACACAGCCCCACCGGTGATGACGAGAATCGCCGTTCCCAACCAGGAAAACCACCGGTAACGCCGGTCCAACCAAAACGAACCGGCAATCAACAATGTGACGACAGCTCCTACTCCCAACGGGCTGGTCACTAAAGCGGTCTCATGTGGATGCATCGGGTTTCCCTCCCTTTGTTGGTTGACTTTTCATTTTATTTTATACAATAACATGTGATGGTTGGATATCCCCGCCGTAGGCGAAGGCGGGTTCAGAGAATCGCACTGTCTCCTCTCGACTGTTTTGGAGGATATTGACAGATGGATCAGGCTTTGTTCCGAAGATCCCTACGAGGTTATCCCAGTTAGCTTGAAATCTACTTGAGCCGACTTTCAACCGATTGTTTCAACCGTAGAATGGCCTCTTCGATCCATTCGCTTCTCCGCCCCTTTTGAACGGAAAACCAAATCCGATTCTTCATTGGCCAAATTGTCACTTCCAATGTTCCACGATCTCTCCCTTTCTTAAAATGCCAATGAGTAGAACCTGGATATGACGATAGGCTGCCGATGAAAGTGATCTGAAGCCCTTCCTCCTGGCAACATTGCTCGATTACGTTCTTCGCATGGTCAAAATTACAGTTTGTCGGAACTTCTAATTCCGTGTTCTGCAAGGAGATCCCCCCCTAACTTCATCACTATTGAACAAAATAAATTGCATTTGATATGTTTGGTAACCATCAATTGATTTCCTCTCGCCAATAAAAAAATCCCCCGAACACCAGTGCAAAACAACTTACTCAATAATAAAAACCCCTACCATCAACGGCAGGGGTCTACTGGTTTTAGAACAATCTCATGATAAAGCCGAGGATTAAGCCGACCACTCCAAAGTCTGAATCACCAAAGGTCGTCTTTTCAAAGCCAAGGGTACCCAAGAGCGGCAGCAACAGAGCTGGAAGAAAACTGATCAGCAGGCCGTTGGCAAACGCACCAAGTATCGCTCCACGCCTTCCGCCGGTCGCATTCCCAAATACGCCCGCTGTCGCTCCGGTAAAGAAATGCGGTACCAATCCGGGAACGATTACGGCAAGCCCGAGCGCAGGCAGCAAAAACATGCTGATCAATCCGGCGAGAAAACTCATGATGAATCCGATGATCACCGCGTTGGGTGCAAAAGGAAAAACCGTCGGGCAATCTAGTGCCGGTTTGGCATTGGGCACAATTTGATCTGCAATCCCTTTAAACGCCGGGACAATCTCCGCAATCAGAATCCGAACACCGGCCAGAACGATATACACACCTGCAGCGAAAGTAATGGCTTGAATCAGCGAGTAGACGATAAAGTTGGTTCCACCCGAAAGCTTGCTCTCAATAAACGACTGGCCGGCAAAAAGCGCCACGATGACGAAGAGGATGGTCATGGTCAGAGATACGGCGACCGAAGTATCCCGTAAAAAGCTGAGTTGCTTCGGAACCTTGATGTTCTCGGTCGAACTTTCCTTATTACCAAAATATTTCCCGATCGTTCCTGCGACAAAGTAACCCAATGATCCAAAATGCCCTACCGCAAAGTCGTCGCTATTGGTGATTTGTCTGACATAGGGTTGTAACAAAGCCGGAAACAGCACCATACACAACCCCAATAAAACAGAACCGAAGATGACAAGATCGGCTCCTTTTAAACCTCCCGTCGACAGGATCACCCCGATCAGGCAGGCCATAAACATCGTGTGATGACCGGTGAGAAAGATATACTTAAATCGTGTAAAACGGGCAAGCAAGATGTTGACGACCATCCCAAAAACCATGATGAGGGCGGTTTCCATGCCAAATGTGTTCTGGGCCACCGCAACGATAGCCTCGTTATTGGGGATCACCCCGGAAAGGTGAAACGCTTTGTTAAACATTTTCCCGAAAATGTCCAGAGAACTGATAATCACGTTCGCCCCTGCGCCGATGATGACAAATCCCATGATGGTCTTCAGCGTACCGGCGATGATGTCGGCCACTCCTTTTTTCTGCAAAAGGAGGCCGATGAGTGCAAATAAACCAACGAGGATGGCCGGTGTTCCCAAAATGTCTTTCATAATCATGTCAAACATAAGGGCATACTCCCTTCTCCTCTGCTTCAAGCGTATTTACTTTATAAATATGGAGTGAGTTTCTCTTTAATCTCTCCTACATTCATGACGTTGTCCAGAGCGATGATTTTCCTTGTTCCATCGTCCAAGCTGTGAATGATGTCATTCGCCCCGATAAAGAGATCCGCCTTTTCCGTGCGCGCCGTCGCCAGATCCGTATGTTCGACTACAGCTTCTTTCCCGAGTTCAGCAAGCGCCTTTTTCACGTTCAGCTCCATGATGAAACTGCTGCCCAGACCATTTCCGCATACAACCAAAATTCTCATTTGATCATTCTCCTTTCGAATAATGATGGATCAATTTCATGACATCCGATATTTCTTCAGACTGGATCAGTTGATCAATGTTTTCTTCCTGTGACAACAGTTCCGTCAATTGTGCGAGTGCTCTCAGATGAGATTCATCATCGGTAGCAGCCAGTACGATAACAAGGTGAACGGGCTTATTTTCGCCAAACAGCACGCTTTTTTTCAAACGAAGAAGGCTCATGGACAACATATTGACCCCTTCTTCCGGGCGAGCGTGCGGGATGGCGACTTTGGGTGTGATGACCACGTAAGGCCCTGTCTCTTGAATGGAACGGATCATTGCGTCAACATACAACGGCTCAATCGAGCCATTTTGAAGAAGAGGTTTGGAAGCGATCCGAATCGCATCTTGCCAGTTCTCTACCTCGTCAACCAGCTGAACCGTTTCTTCGGTGATAAGTTGGTCCAACACAGGTTTGTCTTTCTCCTTCCTCACCAATCTTTTTTTGTAACTGCTTTTGAAATATCTGTGTAGCGCTTTCGCCAACCCTTCATCATCACGAATGTCGGCATACTGGCCGATCAATTCGATCAAAGCCGGAACATTGAGTTCCGCCTGCGTAATACCGTATAGAACTCGCGTAACTTCTTTACAAACCCTTTGTTTCTCATCAACGTCGATAATTGGATTTACAATAAATAGCGGTGCCTCAGTTCTTACAAACACCGTGGAAAAAA
This window contains:
- a CDS encoding PTS ascorbate transporter subunit IIC is translated as MFDMIMKDILGTPAILVGLFALIGLLLQKKGVADIIAGTLKTIMGFVIIGAGANVIISSLDIFGKMFNKAFHLSGVIPNNEAIVAVAQNTFGMETALIMVFGMVVNILLARFTRFKYIFLTGHHTMFMACLIGVILSTGGLKGADLVIFGSVLLGLCMVLFPALLQPYVRQITNSDDFAVGHFGSLGYFVAGTIGKYFGNKESSTENIKVPKQLSFLRDTSVAVSLTMTILFVIVALFAGQSFIESKLSGGTNFIVYSLIQAITFAAGVYIVLAGVRILIAEIVPAFKGIADQIVPNAKPALDCPTVFPFAPNAVIIGFIMSFLAGLISMFLLPALGLAVIVPGLVPHFFTGATAGVFGNATGGRRGAILGAFANGLLISFLPALLLPLLGTLGFEKTTFGDSDFGVVGLILGFIMRLF
- a CDS encoding PTS sugar transporter subunit IIB, which translates into the protein MRILVVCGNGLGSSFIMELNVKKALAELGKEAVVEHTDLATARTEKADLFIGANDIIHSLDDGTRKIIALDNVMNVGEIKEKLTPYL